In Elephas maximus indicus isolate mEleMax1 chromosome 4, mEleMax1 primary haplotype, whole genome shotgun sequence, a genomic segment contains:
- the WNT5B gene encoding protein Wnt-5b isoform X4, translating to MSPLLLGKVFVGAQEDRRVHRRGPGHLGRQHLSPQSFRRQQFPGAPSWKLSVPRVFPGHWRGVRPTMPGLLLLFTAALLSSWAQLLAEANSWWSLAMNPVQRPEMFIIGAQPVCSQLPGLSPGQRKLCQLYQEHMAYIGEGAKTGIKECQYQFRQRRWNCSTVDNTSVFGRVMQIGSRETAFTYAVSAAGVVNAISRACREGELSTCGCSRTTRPKDLPRDWLWGGCGDNVEYGYRFAKEFVDAREREKNFAKGSEEQGRVLMNLQNNEAGRRAVYKMADVACKCHGVSGSCSLKTCWLQLAEFRKVGDQLKEKYDSAAAMRITRKGKLELVNSRFNQPTPEDLVYVDPSPDYCLRNETTGSLGTQGRLCNKTSEGMDGCELMCCGRGYDQFKIVQVERCHCRFHWCCFVKCKKCTKIVDQYVCK from the exons ATGTCCCCACTGCTGCTGGGAAAGGTGTTCGTGGGGGCCCAAGAGGACCGCAGAGTGCACAGGAGGGGACCAGGCCACCTAGGAAGACAGCACCTCAGCCCCCAAAGCTTTAGGCGCCAGCAGTTCCCC GGAGCCCCATCTTGGAAGCTGTCGGTCCCCAGGGTCTTCCCAGGGCACTGGAGAGGGGTGAGGCCAACGATGCCTGGCCTGCTGCTGCTCTTCACGGCTGCTCTGCTGTCTAGCTGGGCGCAGCTTCTTGCAGAAGCCAACTCCTGGTG GTCACTAGCTATGAACCCGGTGCAGAGACCCGAGATGTTCATCATTGGTGCCCAGCCTGTGTGTAGCCAGCTTCCTGGACTCTCCCCTGGCCAGAGAAAACTGTGCCAATTATACCAGGAGCACATGGCCTACATAGGGGAGGGAGCCAAGACAGGCATCAAGGAGTGCCAGTACCAGTTTCGGCAGAGGCGGTGGAACTGCAGCACCGTGGACAACACTTCCGTGTTTGGGAGAGTCATGCAAATAG GTAGCCGAGAGACTGCCTTCACCTATGCAGTGAGTGCTGCGGGGGTGGTCAATGCTATCAGTCGGGCTTGCCGTGAGGGGGAGCTTTCTACCTGCGGCTGCAGCCGGACAACGCGGCCCAAGGACCTTCCCCGGGACTGGCTGTGGGGTGGCTGTGGGGACAATGTGGAGTACGGCTACCGCTTTGCTAAGGAGTTTGTGGACGCCCGGGAGCGGGAGAAGAACTTTGCCAAGGGATCAGAGGAGCAAGGACGAGTGCTCATGAACCTGCAGAACAATGAGGCGGGCCGGAGG GCTGTGTATAAGATGGCAGATGTAGCCTGCAAATGCCATGGCGTTTCAGGGTCCTGCAGCCTCAAGACCTGCTGGCTCCAGCTGGCCGAGTTCCGCAAGGTGGGGGACCAGCTGAAGGAGAAGTATGACAGCGCCGCCGCCATGCGCATCACGCGCAAAGGCAAGTTGGAGCTGGTCAACAGCCGTTTCAACCAGCCCACCCCAGAGGACCTGGTGTACGTGGATCCCAGCCCTGACTATTGCCTGCGCAATGAGACCACAGGCTCCCTGGGCACCCAGGGCCGCCTCTGCAACAAGACCTCGGAGGGCATGGATGGCTGTGAGCTCATGTGCTGTGGCCGGGGCTACGACCAGTTCAAGATTGTCCAGGTGGAGCGCTGCCACTGCAGATTCCACTGGTGCTGCTTTGTCAAGTGCAAAAAGTGCACCAAGATCGTAGACCAGTATGTCTGTAAATAG
- the WNT5B gene encoding protein Wnt-5b isoform X1: MTKGKEQVSSLICPLLAPHTCLLVPPPQLRPREEKPKGGGEKAVSQLLWILLRPPSSFGGPRTNISPRLMTQSTCHPLPESLETQNCGTSTGAPSWKLSVPRVFPGHWRGVRPTMPGLLLLFTAALLSSWAQLLAEANSWWSLAMNPVQRPEMFIIGAQPVCSQLPGLSPGQRKLCQLYQEHMAYIGEGAKTGIKECQYQFRQRRWNCSTVDNTSVFGRVMQIGSRETAFTYAVSAAGVVNAISRACREGELSTCGCSRTTRPKDLPRDWLWGGCGDNVEYGYRFAKEFVDAREREKNFAKGSEEQGRVLMNLQNNEAGRRAVYKMADVACKCHGVSGSCSLKTCWLQLAEFRKVGDQLKEKYDSAAAMRITRKGKLELVNSRFNQPTPEDLVYVDPSPDYCLRNETTGSLGTQGRLCNKTSEGMDGCELMCCGRGYDQFKIVQVERCHCRFHWCCFVKCKKCTKIVDQYVCK; encoded by the exons ATGACAAAGGGGAAGGAGCAAGTTTCTTCTTTGATCTGCCCCCTGCTGGCCCCACACACCTGCCTGTTGGTACCCCCACCCCAGCTGAGACCTcgagaagaaaaaccaaaagggggTGGGGAAAAGGCTGTGTCCCAGCTTCTCTGGATCCTGCTCAGGCCACCTTCTTCTTTTGGTGGCCCCAGGACAAACATATCTCCTAGGCTTATGACCCAAAGCACCTGCCACCCCCTCCCGGAGAGCCTGGAGACCCAGAACTGCGGGACCAGCACG GGAGCCCCATCTTGGAAGCTGTCGGTCCCCAGGGTCTTCCCAGGGCACTGGAGAGGGGTGAGGCCAACGATGCCTGGCCTGCTGCTGCTCTTCACGGCTGCTCTGCTGTCTAGCTGGGCGCAGCTTCTTGCAGAAGCCAACTCCTGGTG GTCACTAGCTATGAACCCGGTGCAGAGACCCGAGATGTTCATCATTGGTGCCCAGCCTGTGTGTAGCCAGCTTCCTGGACTCTCCCCTGGCCAGAGAAAACTGTGCCAATTATACCAGGAGCACATGGCCTACATAGGGGAGGGAGCCAAGACAGGCATCAAGGAGTGCCAGTACCAGTTTCGGCAGAGGCGGTGGAACTGCAGCACCGTGGACAACACTTCCGTGTTTGGGAGAGTCATGCAAATAG GTAGCCGAGAGACTGCCTTCACCTATGCAGTGAGTGCTGCGGGGGTGGTCAATGCTATCAGTCGGGCTTGCCGTGAGGGGGAGCTTTCTACCTGCGGCTGCAGCCGGACAACGCGGCCCAAGGACCTTCCCCGGGACTGGCTGTGGGGTGGCTGTGGGGACAATGTGGAGTACGGCTACCGCTTTGCTAAGGAGTTTGTGGACGCCCGGGAGCGGGAGAAGAACTTTGCCAAGGGATCAGAGGAGCAAGGACGAGTGCTCATGAACCTGCAGAACAATGAGGCGGGCCGGAGG GCTGTGTATAAGATGGCAGATGTAGCCTGCAAATGCCATGGCGTTTCAGGGTCCTGCAGCCTCAAGACCTGCTGGCTCCAGCTGGCCGAGTTCCGCAAGGTGGGGGACCAGCTGAAGGAGAAGTATGACAGCGCCGCCGCCATGCGCATCACGCGCAAAGGCAAGTTGGAGCTGGTCAACAGCCGTTTCAACCAGCCCACCCCAGAGGACCTGGTGTACGTGGATCCCAGCCCTGACTATTGCCTGCGCAATGAGACCACAGGCTCCCTGGGCACCCAGGGCCGCCTCTGCAACAAGACCTCGGAGGGCATGGATGGCTGTGAGCTCATGTGCTGTGGCCGGGGCTACGACCAGTTCAAGATTGTCCAGGTGGAGCGCTGCCACTGCAGATTCCACTGGTGCTGCTTTGTCAAGTGCAAAAAGTGCACCAAGATCGTAGACCAGTATGTCTGTAAATAG
- the WNT5B gene encoding protein Wnt-5b isoform X6, protein MPGLLLLFTAALLSSWAQLLAEANSWWSLAMNPVQRPEMFIIGAQPVCSQLPGLSPGQRKLCQLYQEHMAYIGEGAKTGIKECQYQFRQRRWNCSTVDNTSVFGRVMQIGSRETAFTYAVSAAGVVNAISRACREGELSTCGCSRTTRPKDLPRDWLWGGCGDNVEYGYRFAKEFVDAREREKNFAKGSEEQGRVLMNLQNNEAGRRAVYKMADVACKCHGVSGSCSLKTCWLQLAEFRKVGDQLKEKYDSAAAMRITRKGKLELVNSRFNQPTPEDLVYVDPSPDYCLRNETTGSLGTQGRLCNKTSEGMDGCELMCCGRGYDQFKIVQVERCHCRFHWCCFVKCKKCTKIVDQYVCK, encoded by the exons ATGCCTGGCCTGCTGCTGCTCTTCACGGCTGCTCTGCTGTCTAGCTGGGCGCAGCTTCTTGCAGAAGCCAACTCCTGGTG GTCACTAGCTATGAACCCGGTGCAGAGACCCGAGATGTTCATCATTGGTGCCCAGCCTGTGTGTAGCCAGCTTCCTGGACTCTCCCCTGGCCAGAGAAAACTGTGCCAATTATACCAGGAGCACATGGCCTACATAGGGGAGGGAGCCAAGACAGGCATCAAGGAGTGCCAGTACCAGTTTCGGCAGAGGCGGTGGAACTGCAGCACCGTGGACAACACTTCCGTGTTTGGGAGAGTCATGCAAATAG GTAGCCGAGAGACTGCCTTCACCTATGCAGTGAGTGCTGCGGGGGTGGTCAATGCTATCAGTCGGGCTTGCCGTGAGGGGGAGCTTTCTACCTGCGGCTGCAGCCGGACAACGCGGCCCAAGGACCTTCCCCGGGACTGGCTGTGGGGTGGCTGTGGGGACAATGTGGAGTACGGCTACCGCTTTGCTAAGGAGTTTGTGGACGCCCGGGAGCGGGAGAAGAACTTTGCCAAGGGATCAGAGGAGCAAGGACGAGTGCTCATGAACCTGCAGAACAATGAGGCGGGCCGGAGG GCTGTGTATAAGATGGCAGATGTAGCCTGCAAATGCCATGGCGTTTCAGGGTCCTGCAGCCTCAAGACCTGCTGGCTCCAGCTGGCCGAGTTCCGCAAGGTGGGGGACCAGCTGAAGGAGAAGTATGACAGCGCCGCCGCCATGCGCATCACGCGCAAAGGCAAGTTGGAGCTGGTCAACAGCCGTTTCAACCAGCCCACCCCAGAGGACCTGGTGTACGTGGATCCCAGCCCTGACTATTGCCTGCGCAATGAGACCACAGGCTCCCTGGGCACCCAGGGCCGCCTCTGCAACAAGACCTCGGAGGGCATGGATGGCTGTGAGCTCATGTGCTGTGGCCGGGGCTACGACCAGTTCAAGATTGTCCAGGTGGAGCGCTGCCACTGCAGATTCCACTGGTGCTGCTTTGTCAAGTGCAAAAAGTGCACCAAGATCGTAGACCAGTATGTCTGTAAATAG
- the WNT5B gene encoding protein Wnt-5b isoform X5 has protein sequence MQGAPSWKLSVPRVFPGHWRGVRPTMPGLLLLFTAALLSSWAQLLAEANSWWSLAMNPVQRPEMFIIGAQPVCSQLPGLSPGQRKLCQLYQEHMAYIGEGAKTGIKECQYQFRQRRWNCSTVDNTSVFGRVMQIGSRETAFTYAVSAAGVVNAISRACREGELSTCGCSRTTRPKDLPRDWLWGGCGDNVEYGYRFAKEFVDAREREKNFAKGSEEQGRVLMNLQNNEAGRRAVYKMADVACKCHGVSGSCSLKTCWLQLAEFRKVGDQLKEKYDSAAAMRITRKGKLELVNSRFNQPTPEDLVYVDPSPDYCLRNETTGSLGTQGRLCNKTSEGMDGCELMCCGRGYDQFKIVQVERCHCRFHWCCFVKCKKCTKIVDQYVCK, from the exons GGAGCCCCATCTTGGAAGCTGTCGGTCCCCAGGGTCTTCCCAGGGCACTGGAGAGGGGTGAGGCCAACGATGCCTGGCCTGCTGCTGCTCTTCACGGCTGCTCTGCTGTCTAGCTGGGCGCAGCTTCTTGCAGAAGCCAACTCCTGGTG GTCACTAGCTATGAACCCGGTGCAGAGACCCGAGATGTTCATCATTGGTGCCCAGCCTGTGTGTAGCCAGCTTCCTGGACTCTCCCCTGGCCAGAGAAAACTGTGCCAATTATACCAGGAGCACATGGCCTACATAGGGGAGGGAGCCAAGACAGGCATCAAGGAGTGCCAGTACCAGTTTCGGCAGAGGCGGTGGAACTGCAGCACCGTGGACAACACTTCCGTGTTTGGGAGAGTCATGCAAATAG GTAGCCGAGAGACTGCCTTCACCTATGCAGTGAGTGCTGCGGGGGTGGTCAATGCTATCAGTCGGGCTTGCCGTGAGGGGGAGCTTTCTACCTGCGGCTGCAGCCGGACAACGCGGCCCAAGGACCTTCCCCGGGACTGGCTGTGGGGTGGCTGTGGGGACAATGTGGAGTACGGCTACCGCTTTGCTAAGGAGTTTGTGGACGCCCGGGAGCGGGAGAAGAACTTTGCCAAGGGATCAGAGGAGCAAGGACGAGTGCTCATGAACCTGCAGAACAATGAGGCGGGCCGGAGG GCTGTGTATAAGATGGCAGATGTAGCCTGCAAATGCCATGGCGTTTCAGGGTCCTGCAGCCTCAAGACCTGCTGGCTCCAGCTGGCCGAGTTCCGCAAGGTGGGGGACCAGCTGAAGGAGAAGTATGACAGCGCCGCCGCCATGCGCATCACGCGCAAAGGCAAGTTGGAGCTGGTCAACAGCCGTTTCAACCAGCCCACCCCAGAGGACCTGGTGTACGTGGATCCCAGCCCTGACTATTGCCTGCGCAATGAGACCACAGGCTCCCTGGGCACCCAGGGCCGCCTCTGCAACAAGACCTCGGAGGGCATGGATGGCTGTGAGCTCATGTGCTGTGGCCGGGGCTACGACCAGTTCAAGATTGTCCAGGTGGAGCGCTGCCACTGCAGATTCCACTGGTGCTGCTTTGTCAAGTGCAAAAAGTGCACCAAGATCGTAGACCAGTATGTCTGTAAATAG